One genomic segment of Aquipluma nitroreducens includes these proteins:
- a CDS encoding RagB/SusD family nutrient uptake outer membrane protein — protein sequence MKNTLIIIFGLLTVMACSCKDYLDLQPLTQYSETTLWTGVNDATAACNSCYSQFEDGQWVVYMAVASDDAHDAYPWEGWQEFGNMQLLTPNSWRTKFDFRTITRCNWFLENIDKAPIDEALSARMKGEVRFIRAYQYFERCQLYGDFPLVTKMLTTEEANAVTMTPKAEIVKFILTELEAIITDLPTSYEGSDKGRITQGAAWALKARVELFNGKYAESAVSSNKVMKLGVYSLFPNYQDLFRIANEYNSEIVLDLGYLESDPNRTIGLMVLAPESTPGGGWSSVNITQSLVDAYEMTNGKTIDDPSSGYDIDHPFLNRDPRLLQTIIVPGSEYAGIIFNPMDPNSLDYWPTYNYTGYVGRKYIHYKSELGDLYRAGLNIPLIRYAEVLLTYAESKIELNQIDKSVYDAISQVRLRAGLPAVDQTKYTTQVQMRELVRRERRVELALEGLRWYDIQRWKIGEQVMNGPIYGLRFSDIDAAGKVTYTSTEHAKIEDRVFNPAKNYLWPIPQSQLDIGKNLKQNPGY from the coding sequence ATGAAAAATACATTAATCATAATATTTGGGCTACTGACGGTCATGGCCTGCTCGTGCAAAGACTATTTAGATCTTCAACCACTTACCCAGTACAGTGAGACAACCTTGTGGACAGGGGTAAACGATGCCACCGCCGCGTGTAATTCTTGTTATTCTCAATTTGAAGATGGCCAATGGGTTGTATATATGGCTGTGGCAAGCGATGATGCACATGATGCTTATCCCTGGGAGGGATGGCAGGAGTTTGGCAACATGCAACTACTTACTCCTAATAGCTGGAGGACTAAATTTGATTTTAGAACTATTACCCGATGTAACTGGTTCTTAGAAAATATTGATAAAGCTCCCATTGATGAAGCACTTTCTGCAAGGATGAAAGGTGAAGTTAGGTTTATCAGGGCTTATCAATATTTTGAAAGGTGTCAGTTATACGGTGATTTTCCGTTGGTAACTAAAATGCTTACTACAGAAGAAGCTAATGCTGTTACAATGACCCCAAAGGCTGAAATAGTAAAATTTATACTAACTGAATTAGAAGCGATTATTACTGACCTGCCAACATCCTATGAGGGAAGCGATAAAGGTCGTATTACACAGGGAGCTGCCTGGGCCCTAAAAGCAAGAGTTGAGCTTTTTAATGGAAAATATGCCGAAAGTGCTGTTTCTAGTAATAAAGTAATGAAACTGGGTGTTTATTCACTATTCCCAAATTATCAGGATCTTTTCCGTATTGCAAATGAATATAATTCGGAAATAGTGCTGGATCTCGGATATTTGGAAAGTGACCCAAACCGGACCATAGGATTGATGGTTCTGGCTCCGGAATCGACACCGGGAGGAGGATGGAGTTCCGTGAATATTACCCAATCCCTTGTCGATGCTTATGAAATGACCAATGGTAAAACGATTGATGATCCAAGCTCCGGTTATGATATTGATCATCCTTTTTTGAACCGTGATCCCCGTTTGCTTCAGACAATCATAGTGCCTGGTTCTGAGTATGCCGGAATAATTTTTAATCCGATGGATCCGAACTCTCTGGACTACTGGCCTACTTACAATTATACCGGATATGTTGGTCGAAAATATATACATTATAAATCTGAATTAGGAGATCTCTATCGTGCCGGCTTGAATATACCTCTTATACGGTATGCTGAAGTGTTGCTGACCTATGCTGAATCAAAAATAGAATTAAACCAGATAGATAAATCCGTATATGATGCCATCAGCCAGGTACGTTTACGTGCCGGATTACCTGCAGTTGACCAGACTAAATATACTACGCAGGTACAAATGCGTGAATTGGTCCGGAGGGAAAGAAGGGTGGAACTGGCTCTGGAAGGACTACGCTGGTATGATATCCAACGATGGAAAATAGGTGAACAAGTAATGAATGGTCCCATATATGGCCTTCGTTTTAGCGATATAGATGCTGCTGGGAAAGTGACCTATACTTCAACTGAACATGCTAAAATTGAAGATCGGGTATTCAATCCTGCAAAAAATTACCTTTGGCCAATACCTCAAAGTCAACTTGACATCGGCAAAAACCTTAAACAGAATCCGGGATATTAG
- a CDS encoding glycoside hydrolase — protein MYTASAQNLTVDGAKKYQTIHGLGVNINPQSWNVNPNAVKTVIDSLITGLGCTSFRLMYDDCDWEARNDNNDPNSYNWAYYDSVYSAPRFTCVWNTAQYLNSRGITDITLSPDGAAPGWMGGTKLKPGVEVEYAEMMASMVYYGQKRRTPAIHFSMLSPINETTCGGGEAPVMTTNQLGTIFSSIATHLIHDGITNVTLVGPDDCDGWPASVHAIITNKITMSKLKFLGGHQYGNSTSTSKGLVDSVKNSAYKDRGVIMTEANEVCNGFKCDGGSYNPDYGFNNYAGPAYKYILQHLNVGVNGIQLWEGYDSRYHHPNRYLTWSFWGIFAVNDTLKPDVYTIRPHYYVFKQLYNFVKPGFQRIDISTSRPNLTVSAFRNPKNGEIIITGKNDSDDPQTIDGILKNLASISTLKYYYTDASHNFSRGADVEVNDQSFSKLIPAFGVFTLVGK, from the coding sequence GTGTATACAGCGTCTGCACAAAACTTAACAGTCGATGGTGCTAAAAAATACCAGACTATTCATGGACTAGGAGTAAATATAAATCCTCAGTCGTGGAACGTAAACCCTAACGCGGTCAAGACGGTGATCGACAGCCTTATCACAGGGTTGGGATGCACTAGCTTCCGGCTAATGTATGATGATTGCGACTGGGAAGCCAGGAATGACAACAACGATCCCAATTCATACAATTGGGCCTACTATGATTCCGTATATAGCGCTCCACGATTTACCTGCGTTTGGAATACGGCACAATATTTAAACAGCAGAGGGATCACCGACATTACTCTTAGCCCCGATGGTGCAGCTCCCGGTTGGATGGGTGGAACAAAACTTAAACCTGGAGTTGAGGTGGAATACGCCGAAATGATGGCGTCGATGGTGTATTATGGACAGAAGCGTCGCACTCCTGCTATCCATTTCAGCATGTTGTCACCAATCAATGAAACGACTTGCGGTGGGGGAGAGGCGCCTGTTATGACCACAAATCAGCTTGGCACCATTTTTAGCAGCATTGCAACACATCTTATTCATGACGGTATCACAAATGTCACGCTTGTTGGACCTGACGATTGTGATGGCTGGCCGGCAAGTGTCCACGCCATTATAACAAACAAGATCACCATGTCAAAACTCAAATTCCTTGGTGGTCACCAATATGGAAATAGTACTTCAACAAGCAAGGGTTTGGTAGACTCAGTTAAAAATTCTGCTTACAAAGACAGAGGAGTGATCATGACCGAAGCAAACGAAGTCTGTAACGGCTTTAAATGCGATGGAGGATCATACAACCCCGATTATGGATTCAACAATTATGCAGGCCCGGCCTATAAATATATTCTCCAGCATCTGAATGTTGGCGTTAATGGAATTCAGTTATGGGAAGGCTACGATAGCCGTTATCATCATCCTAACCGGTATTTGACCTGGAGTTTTTGGGGAATATTTGCAGTAAATGACACCCTCAAACCTGATGTTTATACTATTCGTCCGCACTATTATGTATTTAAACAATTATATAATTTTGTCAAACCAGGGTTCCAAAGGATAGATATTTCTACAAGTAGGCCAAATCTGACAGTTTCGGCATTCCGAAATCCAAAAAATGGAGAGATAATTATTACAGGCAAAAACGACAGCGACGACCCTCAAACTATTGACGGCATCTTAAAAAATCTGGCATCGATATCAACTTTAAAATATTATTATACCGACGCTTCACATAACTTTTCACGTGGAGCTGATGTGGAAGTTAACGATCAATCTTTTTCGAAGTTAATTCCTGCTTTCGGCGTTTTTACGTTGGTGGGTAAATAA
- a CDS encoding CehA/McbA family metallohydrolase — protein sequence MKKISLFLIIQLLFFQHSNSQNISGNTPVQLQIDGAKKYQQMDGFGVNINTAWWYNGDYEDARVVQPAIDMLVDSLGATIFRAVIEEIDWEAVNDDKDPNNFNWNYYNKVFSNTKFQGVWNTLRYLNRKGITDGLIISLMGGAPAAAPLDPKDKKKSWMGGTDYTIDPAMEDEFVESIAAMLYYARHTAKAQFTLVSPMNETDVISGSKSAEHPDGIVEGPNMPDAVQFIRVIKKLAKKLDAIGMSDIRFVAPDAAGDHLFASCLDEMVKDSYLMSKLVCWGVHNYSNDADNYQKIVSRPANLNKSYWVTEIAGIDNLFGQIDDNPTAFLFWDGFDCVYQHARRNGYGSIPPNDWVFWIKEQGKPLIAYNPEDKNWVPRKQFYEYAQLFKFLKPGASRIATSIIKDTPAIYAFVNPNMQLVIVGRNSTNVPITVNGKLLNLPKVNSLEMFFTDSLKNLCRTSDITIADNSFSVTIPANSVFTLAEKVTSTTTSKTKRYKPEPLDWYAGDMHVHRDCGGPVEGILPESKFIEMMAVNDLAVISVLADNGDAEVKPSEVDLLKVNGKDYHLSIPGRTIHYDAEWHFDPAGTTFEHKALGGHVVLLGLTEAHQIWDESPYEILEYGRAQGGIVGFCHTEYLNDAVQNDLNCCIPIEYPVEAALGTCDFFSEDVYGSISQNNGNYNADATINAYYKMLNCGIRLGLCAGTDFPCNANEPFGTLLTYVQVDGDFTYRKWIEGIRDGKTVVARNGHEEFIDLKVNKTYQPGDDIQFKKKGKVAATIKWTSIKPLTGRLELVYNGKVIASKKATATPDLPIDLEAGLEVEESGWLCARRMDENGHQTHTAPIYLTVNNAPVRASVDDAMFFVGWIDNLIEKTSPGNDWNKYFSHDLDVVQGRYKNAKSIYLKIAEEAKAQNN from the coding sequence ATGAAAAAAATTTCGCTATTTCTGATAATTCAATTATTATTTTTTCAACACTCTAATTCTCAAAATATTTCAGGCAATACCCCGGTACAACTGCAAATCGATGGAGCAAAAAAGTACCAGCAAATGGATGGGTTTGGTGTAAATATCAATACTGCGTGGTGGTATAACGGTGATTACGAGGACGCCAGGGTGGTGCAGCCGGCGATTGACATGCTCGTTGATTCTCTTGGCGCCACCATCTTCCGGGCTGTAATTGAAGAGATAGACTGGGAAGCAGTCAACGATGATAAAGACCCCAACAACTTCAACTGGAATTATTACAATAAAGTCTTTTCAAACACAAAATTTCAAGGAGTATGGAATACTTTGCGCTACCTTAATCGGAAAGGGATCACAGACGGATTGATTATAAGCTTGATGGGTGGCGCGCCGGCTGCAGCACCTCTTGATCCAAAGGACAAGAAAAAAAGTTGGATGGGTGGCACCGATTACACCATTGACCCTGCGATGGAAGACGAATTTGTCGAGTCGATTGCTGCGATGCTCTATTATGCACGGCACACGGCTAAAGCTCAATTCACACTGGTATCGCCAATGAATGAAACTGATGTGATATCTGGAAGCAAAAGTGCCGAGCATCCCGATGGAATTGTTGAAGGTCCGAATATGCCTGACGCTGTCCAATTTATCCGTGTAATTAAAAAACTTGCTAAAAAGCTTGATGCCATAGGTATGAGCGACATCCGTTTCGTAGCCCCAGACGCCGCAGGTGATCATTTATTTGCTTCGTGTCTGGACGAAATGGTTAAGGATTCCTATCTTATGAGCAAACTTGTATGCTGGGGAGTACATAATTACAGCAACGATGCAGATAATTATCAAAAAATAGTGAGCAGGCCCGCAAATTTAAACAAATCTTATTGGGTAACCGAAATAGCCGGAATTGATAACTTGTTTGGCCAGATAGATGATAATCCTACTGCATTCCTTTTTTGGGACGGCTTTGATTGTGTTTACCAACACGCCAGACGAAACGGCTATGGCAGTATACCACCTAATGATTGGGTCTTTTGGATAAAAGAACAGGGTAAACCGTTAATAGCATACAATCCTGAAGATAAAAATTGGGTGCCACGTAAGCAATTCTATGAATATGCCCAACTATTCAAGTTCCTTAAGCCCGGTGCTAGCAGAATTGCCACATCAATCATAAAAGACACTCCGGCAATATATGCCTTTGTGAATCCTAACATGCAATTGGTGATTGTAGGTCGAAATAGTACTAATGTTCCTATTACAGTTAATGGAAAGCTTTTGAATCTTCCAAAAGTGAATTCATTGGAAATGTTTTTTACCGATAGTCTTAAAAATTTGTGCAGAACAAGTGATATTACAATTGCTGACAATTCATTTTCAGTTACTATTCCTGCCAACTCGGTATTTACTTTAGCAGAAAAAGTAACCAGTACTACAACAAGCAAAACGAAACGATACAAACCCGAACCATTAGATTGGTATGCAGGCGATATGCATGTACACCGCGATTGTGGAGGCCCGGTTGAAGGAATACTCCCGGAAAGCAAGTTTATTGAAATGATGGCAGTGAACGATTTGGCAGTAATTTCGGTATTAGCCGACAATGGCGATGCTGAAGTAAAACCAAGTGAAGTTGACCTTCTGAAGGTAAATGGAAAAGACTATCATTTGTCAATTCCGGGTAGAACTATTCATTATGATGCAGAATGGCATTTTGACCCAGCCGGTACTACATTTGAACACAAAGCCCTTGGTGGCCATGTCGTATTGCTTGGATTAACTGAGGCTCATCAAATTTGGGACGAATCACCATACGAAATTTTGGAATATGGAAGGGCACAAGGAGGTATTGTGGGTTTTTGCCATACCGAATATTTAAACGATGCCGTTCAAAACGATTTGAACTGTTGCATCCCAATTGAATATCCTGTTGAGGCTGCCTTAGGTACCTGCGATTTTTTCTCTGAAGATGTATATGGTTCTATTTCTCAAAATAATGGTAACTATAATGCCGATGCTACTATCAATGCTTACTACAAAATGCTTAATTGCGGCATTCGCTTAGGTCTATGCGCCGGTACTGATTTTCCTTGTAATGCAAACGAACCTTTTGGAACATTATTAACCTATGTGCAGGTTGATGGCGATTTTACTTACCGTAAATGGATTGAAGGAATCAGAGACGGGAAAACGGTTGTGGCCAGAAACGGTCATGAGGAGTTTATTGATTTGAAAGTGAATAAAACATATCAACCTGGTGATGACATTCAATTTAAAAAGAAAGGGAAAGTTGCTGCTACAATAAAATGGACATCAATAAAACCACTAACAGGGAGGTTGGAATTGGTTTACAACGGAAAAGTAATTGCCTCGAAAAAAGCGACTGCAACTCCTGATTTACCTATCGATTTGGAGGCCGGTTTGGAGGTTGAAGAAAGTGGATGGTTGTGTGCCCGCCGTATGGATGAAAACGGACACCAAACCCACACAGCACCGATTTATTTAACAGTAAATAATGCCCCTGTTAGGGCAAGTGTCGACGATGCCATGTTTTTTGTAGGATGGATTGATAATCTAATCGAAAAAACCTCACCCGGCAATGATTGGAATAAATATTTTTCGCATGATTTAGATGTTGTGCAGGGCAGGTATAAGAATGCAAAAAGTATTTATTTGAAAATTGCGGAAGAAGCAAAGGCACAAAATAACTAG
- a CDS encoding Rossmann-fold NAD(P)-binding domain-containing protein, which produces MKNNIIISVLIAITLSCSESRITSTTSSFPILVLTSDNGSDEYTGEILRAEGFNEFRTDKLSDAKVTLDYLSGFYIVILTEMPLTEQHVEMLDTYVKKGGNLLAFRPDKRISNIFGMTDMGASVSEGYIAIDLNSALGKGITNESIQFHGTADKYELSGAKTIADLFIDAHTKSGSPAVVTNNYGKGHAIAFTYNLPKNIIFTRQGNPEYAGIEKDGIVGLRGMDLFTDGWIDTSKNTLNQADEHMHLLSKCLDYLSVDSRPLPRFWYFPDTLKCLAVLDNDGEDNTEADFEPQFEDVDSMGAKMTIYIYALDKVSKAWVDKWVAKGHEIAAHPNDTEEAENPTWNRMDSILGDIKGQIASKYGLTIRTNVNHWFVWCGRNADGSQNFAAEAILEAKHGIEMDANYAFYDIKSNQPEHYLGSLGTNQGNYIGSGLVMKYADAEGKIVNVYQRYTAVYDQQYNESKDPEGFFNSFKGLMDRSLNNDIYSIISIKSHNNEYYFSKKPLMKMLAYANEKGIPVWTALNLLNFLKMKDEASFSNLVWSDNHLSFSLNSSLKHSNGLTFIVPAMSGGLNVKTITTDGVETPIILKSVKGSEYAFVTVTGGSNFEIDVKYGGL; this is translated from the coding sequence ATGAAAAATAACATTATAATTTCTGTGTTGATAGCAATTACCCTTTCCTGTTCTGAATCCAGAATTACTTCAACCACTTCGTCTTTCCCAATTCTTGTTTTAACTTCTGATAATGGTTCTGATGAATATACCGGAGAAATCCTTAGGGCAGAAGGATTTAATGAATTCAGGACAGATAAACTTTCGGATGCGAAGGTGACATTGGATTATTTAAGCGGGTTTTACATAGTGATTCTAACTGAAATGCCTTTAACTGAGCAGCATGTTGAAATGCTTGATACTTATGTCAAAAAAGGAGGTAATTTGTTAGCATTTCGACCCGATAAAAGAATATCCAATATATTTGGAATGACCGATATGGGTGCTTCTGTAAGTGAAGGATATATTGCAATCGATTTAAATTCTGCGCTTGGCAAAGGAATTACCAATGAATCCATACAGTTTCATGGAACAGCCGATAAATATGAACTGAGCGGCGCAAAGACAATTGCTGATTTATTCATTGACGCTCATACAAAATCAGGATCACCTGCTGTTGTTACCAACAACTATGGCAAGGGACATGCAATAGCCTTTACCTATAATTTGCCAAAGAATATAATTTTTACCCGTCAGGGCAACCCGGAATATGCAGGTATAGAGAAAGACGGAATTGTTGGACTCCGTGGAATGGATTTATTCACTGATGGCTGGATTGATACAAGTAAAAATACCCTTAATCAGGCAGATGAACATATGCACCTTTTATCCAAATGTCTTGATTATTTGAGTGTAGATTCCAGACCTTTACCTCGTTTCTGGTATTTCCCGGATACATTAAAATGCCTTGCGGTATTGGACAATGATGGGGAAGATAATACAGAAGCTGACTTTGAGCCACAATTTGAAGATGTTGATTCGATGGGTGCGAAGATGACGATCTATATTTATGCTCTTGACAAAGTTTCCAAAGCCTGGGTTGATAAATGGGTGGCTAAAGGTCATGAAATTGCAGCGCATCCCAATGATACCGAAGAAGCCGAAAATCCCACATGGAATCGTATGGACAGCATTTTAGGCGACATAAAGGGGCAAATCGCCTCAAAATATGGGTTAACAATACGTACTAACGTGAATCATTGGTTTGTATGGTGTGGAAGAAATGCAGATGGTAGTCAGAATTTTGCAGCCGAAGCAATACTTGAAGCAAAGCATGGAATCGAAATGGATGCAAACTATGCATTTTATGATATAAAATCTAATCAGCCAGAGCATTACCTTGGCTCACTGGGAACAAACCAGGGGAACTATATTGGCAGTGGACTTGTTATGAAATATGCCGATGCTGAAGGTAAAATAGTTAACGTTTACCAACGTTATACTGCCGTTTACGATCAGCAATACAACGAGAGTAAAGACCCTGAAGGTTTTTTTAACAGTTTTAAAGGATTAATGGACAGGAGCTTGAATAATGATATTTATTCCATCATCAGCATAAAGTCTCACAACAACGAGTATTATTTTTCCAAAAAACCTTTAATGAAGATGCTAGCTTATGCTAACGAAAAAGGTATTCCGGTTTGGACCGCGCTAAATCTTCTCAATTTTCTTAAAATGAAAGATGAAGCATCTTTCTCCAATCTGGTTTGGTCTGATAATCATTTGTCATTTTCCTTAAATTCATCGTTAAAACACAGCAATGGTTTAACTTTTATTGTTCCGGCAATGAGTGGCGGTTTGAATGTAAAAACGATTACCACGGATGGTGTGGAGACTCCAATCATTCTTAAATCGGTAAAAGGTAGCGAATATGCGTTTGTAACTGTGACAGGAGGTTCAAACTTTGAAATTGATGTGAAATACGGGGGATTATAA